A region from the Egibacteraceae bacterium genome encodes:
- a CDS encoding DUF5615 family PIN-like protein, whose protein sequence is MRVKLDENVPASAVVPLSEAGVDVDTVADEGLVGADDPAVLAAASREGRVVMTMDRGFGDVRAYPPGSHRGIVVLRMDQQTPRRVAEAVRQLVVTVELAALAGCVSVWRDGELRVRRPPGNEGTS, encoded by the coding sequence TTGAGGGTCAAGCTCGACGAGAACGTGCCCGCCTCGGCCGTCGTTCCGCTGTCCGAGGCGGGGGTCGATGTGGACACCGTTGCTGACGAGGGCTTGGTCGGCGCCGACGATCCGGCGGTCTTGGCTGCGGCCTCCCGTGAGGGTCGGGTCGTGATGACCATGGATCGCGGCTTCGGGGACGTCCGCGCGTATCCGCCCGGGTCACACCGCGGCATCGTGGTGTTGCGGATGGATCAGCAGACTCCCCGCAGGGTCGCCGAGGCCGTCAGACAGTTGGTCGTGACGGTGGAGCTCGCAGCCCTCGCAGGGTGTGTGAGTGTGTGGCGCGATGGTGAACTACGAGTCCGGCGTCCGCCCGGCAACGAAGGAACATCGTAG
- a CDS encoding tyrosine-type recombinase/integrase, which produces MCRQHQRPRRIHLAPHPHPARRNHQGRQGRRDRLAPRTVQAIGLTRDERRSGALLRNQHGRRMTSYNVAYLVKALCRQIGVDRRITPHSLRHSAITLALDAGVGLRDVQDFARHTDPKTTRGYDRSRNQLNRHATYAIAQYLASGN; this is translated from the coding sequence GTGTGCCGCCAACATCAACGACCTCGGCGAATCCACCTGGCACCACACCCTCACCCTGCGCGCCGAAACCACCAAGGGCGACAAGGCCGCCGTGATCGCCTCGCCCCACGCACGGTGCAGGCCATAGGCCTCACCCGAGATGAGCGGCGCTCCGGCGCGCTGCTGCGCAACCAGCACGGGCGGCGCATGACCAGCTACAACGTCGCCTACCTCGTCAAGGCGCTGTGCCGCCAGATCGGCGTGGATCGCCGCATCACGCCTCACAGCTTGCGGCACTCGGCAATCACCCTCGCCCTTGACGCCGGTGTCGGGCTGCGCGACGTGCAGGACTTCGCCCGCCACACCGATCCGAAGACGACGCGGGGCTACGACCGCTCCCGCAACCAGCTGAACCGCCATGCCACCTACGCGATCGCGCAATACCTCGCCAGCGGCAACTGA
- a CDS encoding Clp protease N-terminal domain-containing protein, with product MIEFPAPLTPRAAHILRRAGDEARAHGAKDYIGVEHIVLAVLTEKESVPAQVLAKEGIAEQFREALEAVLNSPGYQGSPR from the coding sequence ATGATCGAGTTCCCCGCGCCGCTCACACCACGCGCGGCGCACATCCTGCGCCGTGCGGGCGATGAGGCGCGAGCCCACGGTGCGAAGGACTACATCGGCGTGGAGCACATCGTGCTGGCCGTACTGACCGAGAAAGAGAGCGTTCCCGCGCAGGTGCTCGCCAAGGAAGGCATCGCAGAGCAGTTCCGCGAGGCGCTCGAGGCCGTGCTCAACTCCCCCGGATACCAGGGCAGTCCGCGCTGA
- a CDS encoding DUF1778 domain-containing protein, protein MPITRARDERIEFRTTRELRRLVERAVAASGSNLTDFAESSLVLAAQRVMADREHFALSERAAAEWEAINSRPARQLPGLRELMARPSPFDE, encoded by the coding sequence ATGCCCATCACCCGCGCTCGCGACGAACGGATCGAGTTCCGCACCACGCGCGAGCTGCGACGCCTGGTCGAGCGTGCCGTTGCAGCCTCGGGCAGCAACCTGACCGACTTCGCCGAGTCCAGCCTGGTGCTCGCCGCGCAACGGGTCATGGCCGACCGGGAGCACTTCGCGCTGTCCGAACGTGCGGCGGCCGAGTGGGAGGCGATCAACTCCCGGCCTGCCCGGCAGCTGCCCGGTCTACGAGAGCTCATGGCGCGGCCCTCCCCGTTCGACGAGTGA
- a CDS encoding DUF433 domain-containing protein: MPVDHEALIVRDPNICHGQAVIKGTRVMVSVVLDALADGMSETEIMGEYPTLTVEGIRAAAAYGADLARDEYPAVSSS; encoded by the coding sequence ATGCCGGTCGATCATGAAGCGTTGATCGTGCGCGACCCGAACATCTGCCATGGCCAAGCGGTGATAAAGGGCACCCGGGTGATGGTCAGTGTCGTGCTCGACGCATTGGCTGACGGGATGAGCGAGACCGAGATTATGGGCGAGTACCCGACGCTGACGGTCGAGGGCATCCGGGCGGCTGCCGCGTATGGGGCGGATCTGGCCCGCGACGAGTATCCCGCTGTCTCGAGCTCTTGA
- a CDS encoding GNAT family N-acetyltransferase, with protein sequence MTYRPPEPLRSAHELDAYVCASAEQTDWLVRHARQSMATGTTKVFVVTPVDSHQVVAYYAWTMAQINSADAPMRLRKGAGNYPQPAALLARLGVHRDHERQGLGAALLRDVIQRVAVISDDIGCRGLLVHCESEQARDFYLHLIPEFEPSPTDELHLVLLLKDVKKTLQANSP encoded by the coding sequence GTGACCTACCGGCCGCCCGAGCCGCTCCGCAGCGCCCACGAGCTCGACGCCTACGTTTGCGCCTCCGCCGAGCAGACCGACTGGCTGGTGCGTCACGCCCGCCAGTCGATGGCCACGGGAACGACGAAGGTGTTCGTGGTCACCCCGGTCGACAGCCACCAGGTCGTGGCCTACTACGCGTGGACGATGGCGCAGATCAACTCCGCCGACGCCCCCATGCGGCTGCGCAAAGGCGCCGGCAACTACCCCCAACCCGCGGCGTTGCTCGCTCGGCTGGGGGTCCACCGTGACCACGAACGACAAGGCCTGGGCGCGGCGCTCCTGCGCGATGTCATCCAGCGCGTCGCCGTGATCAGCGACGACATCGGCTGCCGTGGCCTGCTCGTGCACTGCGAGTCGGAACAGGCGCGCGACTTCTACCTTCACCTCATCCCCGAGTTCGAACCCAGCCCCACCGACGAGCTGCACCTCGTTCTTCTCCTGAAAGACGTCAAGAAGACTCTGCAAGCCAATAGCCCATGA